In Deefgea piscis, the DNA window GGATGGGCAAAATGTTGGCCAACTCAACGAGCACGATCTGTATCAAATGCGGCGTAAATTGGGCATGTTGTTTCAATTTGGGGCGTTATTTACGGATTTATCGGTGTTTGATAACGTGGCTTTCCCGCTGCGCGAGCGCACTCAGCTACCTGAATCGATGATTAAAGATTTAGTGCTGATGAAGCTCGAAGCCGTTGGTTTACGCGGCGCGGCACAGCAAATGCCGCATGAATTATCTGGCGGCATGGCAAGACGCGTGGCTTTGGCGCGCGCCATTGCTTTAGACCCTGCGGTGATGCTGTATGACGAACCGTTTACTGGCTTAGATCCGATTTCTTTGGCAACGGTGGGTAAATTAATTCGTGAACTCAATGATGCCCTCGGTACGGCGTCGATTGTGGTCACGCATGATGTTGCCGAATCGTTGGCGATTGTCGATTACGTTTACTTCCTAGCCGATGGCTGCGTAGTGGCCGAAGGCACGCCAGCAGAAGTCAAAGCCTCAACGCACCCTTTCGTGCAGCAGTTTATTCATGCACGTCCCGATGGCCCATTGCCATTTCATAAGCCAGCAGTACCTTATGCTGAGCAACTGGGTTTGACATGTTGAATACCACCATCGCGGAGGCCACTTTTGTTGTTTAATTTTTTTAGCCGTCTTGGCGCACCATTCACCAATGCCTTGATTAAGCTGGGTTTTGCTTGCCGATTTTTAATCGCTATTTTGCGCCATTCAGGCAGTTGCCTGCTGCGCCCGCAATTGACGATGCGTGAGATTTGGTTTGCTGGCGTGTTATCGGTATTGATTATTTCAGTGTCGGGGCTGTTTGTGGGCATGGTGTTGGCGTTGCAAGGCTATGACACGCTGCAACGCTTTGGCGCTTCGAGCTCGCTCGGGATTTTAGTAGCGTTATCTTTAGTTCGCGAATTGGGCCCCGTGGTTGCTGCGCTCCTTTTTGCCAGCCGCGCTGGTAGTGCCATCACGGCTGAAATTGGTTTAATGAAAACCACCGAGCAATTGTCTGCCATGGAAATGATGGCGGTTAATCCAATCGCCCGCGTAGTTGCACCGCGTTTTTGGGGTGGGGTGATCTCCATGCCTTTACTGGCAGCGATCTTTAGCGCGATGGGGATTTTTGGCGGTTACTTGGTCGGCGTGCACTTATTGGGCTTGGACGACGGTAGTTTTTGGTCGCAAATGCAAGGCGCGGTTGATTTTCGCCTTGATGTGATGAATGGCATTATCAAAAGTGTGTTCTTTGGTTTTGCCGTGTCTTTAATCGCCGTTTTTGAAGGTTACGATGCACTGCCAACCGCAGAAGGGGTTTCGCGGGCGACGACACGCACGGTAGTCACGAGTTCTTTAGTTATTTTGGCGCTGGACTTTATTTTGACCGCGTTTATGTTCCGAGGGGTTTAATAGTGAAACGAGGCATGATTGATTTTTGGGTGGGTTTATTTGCCGCAGCTGGCATTGCCGCCCTATTGTTTTTAGCGTTGCAAGTGAGTAGCTCAAGCAGTTTGCCTGCCACATCGAGCTACGAATTAAGCGCTGATTTTGAAAACATCGGCGGCCTTAAACCTCGCGCGCCGATTAAAAGTGCTGGGGTGGTGGTTGGCCGCGTGAGCAATATTAGTTTTGATAATGAACGCTATGTCGCCAAGGTCGAAATGGCGATGGATAGCCGCTACCACTTTAGCAAAGACAGCTCTGCAGAGATTCTGACCTCGGGCTTATTGGGCGAACAATATATTGGCATCACGCCGGGCGCAGACGAGAAAAACCTCGTCAATGGTGATCGCTTTAAAGTCACCTCTTCTGCCATTGTGCTGGAGCAACTCATTAGTCGCTTTTTATTTAGTCAAGGCGACAAAGCCAACAACTCGGAGCAATAAACATGTACTCGCTTTTTAGTAAATTATTATTAATCATCACCTTTAGCTTTACCGCTGGCGCAAGTATTGCCAACAATGATACGCCAGAACAAATTGTGCGTAGCACCAGTAAAGACGTGCTCGATATCATTAAAAAAAATGATAAAGACACTAGCAAAATGCGCGACTTAGTCGATCAACGCCTGTCGCCATTGGCCGATTACAATCGAATGACTTCGCTGGCTGTAGGCCGTTACTGGAAAAGCGCAACGCCCGCGCAGCAAGATGCGCTTAGCAAAGAATTTCGCACCATGATGATTCGCACTTATCTATCGGCGCTGACTTTATACAAAAACGCGCAAATCAATGTGCGCGGTACGCGTGCAGGTAATGACGCTAGCGAACAAACCGTGCGCACCGAAGTGAGCTTACCGGGGCAAAAACCGATTCCGCTGGATTTTAGCTTTGAAAAAATCGGTAGCGAATGGAAGGTGTTTGATATCAGCGTTGAAGGCATTAGCTTTATCAATAATCATCGCAACCAATTTGGCGCCGTGATTCGCAAAGATGGCATTGATGGTTTGATTAAATCGCTGAGCGAAAAAAATAACAGCTCACGTCAAAGCAAATGAAGACCGAGATTCGTATTAGCGCAGAGCTCAGCTTTGCCAGTAGCCCTGCAGCACTCAATCTACTCGACGCCTCGTTATCGCAAGCCGAGCTCACGCTCGATTTTAGCGATTTAAAGCAAGTCGATTCGAGTGCTGTGGCCTTACTGCTCGAATGGCAGCGCCGTGCTAGTGCGGCGCAATGCACATTACGGCTGATTCATTTACCCGCAAATCTACTGCAACTGATTGCCGTTTATGGCTTAAGTCATTTTTTTTATAATGCCGGCGAAAGCGAATCAAGTTGCTAAAAATGCTCTCTATACTTCATCTATCTAATTTGCTTTTTGAGTCTGCCATGTTACGCCGCCTGATTGTGTTCCCCTTATTGCTGCTCGGCGCTTGTGCAACGCCGCAAAATAATTACGACCCACTCGAGCCAATCAACCGCCCCATTTATAAAATGAATAAAGCGGTTGACGATGCGGTATTGCGACCAGTCGCCAAGGGCTATGTACGCTTTGTGCCGCCGCCGCTACGTAAAGGCGTCGATAACTTTTTTGAAAACATCGATGATTTATTCAGCATTCCCGCCGCGCTATTGCAAGGCAAAGCCACCCCAGCATCCAAAAGCTTTGGTCGAGTTTTGGTGAATTCAACCGTGGGCGTGGGCGGCCTTATTGATTGGGCTAGTGATTTACCGATTGAAAAACAAAATGAAGACTTAGGCCAAACTCTCGGCTATTGGGGCCTACCAACAGGGCCTTATTTGATGGTGCCATTTTATGGCCCAACCACCTTACGCGATAGCGTAGAGCCTTTATCGCGCTTTATTTGGGGGCCAATTGATTACGTTGATGATTTAGCCGGGCAAATCACTTATTACAGCGTCTACATCGTCAATGCTCGGGCACAAATCTTACCGTTAGATAAAATCATCGACGAGCAAGTGGATCCCTACGCTTTTATCCGCGACAGCTATTTACAGCGCCGCTGGTTTAAAATTCACGATGGCAACCCACCGTTTCCTTTACCCATGGGCTCAGCAGACGACTTAGACGCTGATGGCCCAGAAGCAGCACCGATCGCCAGCGCCCCAAGCGCAGCTACTGCGGAAACCCCATGAGCGCAATTATTTTTGACCACGTAAGCAAACATTTTGGCGACTTTACTGCACTGAACGACATTTGTTTTCGCGTTGAAGAAGGCGATTTCTTTGCCCTACTTGGCCCCAATGGCGCCGGCAAAACGACGTTGATTTCTATTCTTGCGGGCCTGAGCAAAGCCAGCCAAGGGCGCACCACCGTCATGGGTTACGACGTCAGCAGCGATTACCGCCAAGCGCGGCGCGCCGTCGGCATCGTGCCGCAAGAATTGGTGTTTGATCCTTTTTTCACTGTGCGCGAAACCTTGCAATTTCAATCGGGTTATTTTGGTTTAAAAAATAACGGCGCTTGGATTGACGATATTCTGGAAAACCTCGGCCTAACGAGTAAAGCCGACGCCAATATGCGCGCCCTATCTGGGGGTATGAAGCGCCGCGTTATGGTAGCTCAAGCCTTGGTACATAAACCCCCGGTTATCGTACTTGATGAGCCGACCGCAGGGGTCGATGTCGAGTTACGGCAAACATTGTGGGCCTTTATTCGCAGCCTGAATCAAGCTGGCCATACCATTGTGCTCACCACGCACTACCTCGAAGAAGCGCAAACACTGTGTAATCGCATCGCCATGCTCAAGCAAGGCCGCCTACTGGCGCTAGAAAACAAAGAGCAAATCATGAGCCGGGGCGCCGCGCGCACCGCACTGATCAAGCTCACTGCGGGGCAATGGCCCGCGGCTTTGCAGTCGCTATTACTGCGCGAGCGTGACAATGGCTTTGAAATCAAACTGGCCGACTGCAATGCACTTGAGCATATTTTAATGACCTTGCGCCAAGCGGGCCTCACGCTCAAAGACATCGAAATTGCCCAAGCTGATTTAGAAGACATTTTCGTTCAAATGATGAGTGCTTAACCGCGCGCAACCGTCCCCTCACCGCTGGACCTTAGGCAACGACAATGACCGGTTTTTATACGCTGTTTTATAAAGAAATATTACGTTTTTGGAAGGTGGGCTTTCAAACTGTCGCCGCGCCGATTTTAACGGCATTGATGTATTTGTTGGTGTTTTCACAAGTATTAGCCGATCGCGTTCAGCCCTTAGCAGGCGTGAGCTATACCGCGTTTTTGATTCCTGGCTTGATGATGATGAGCATGCTGCAAAACGCGTTTGCCAATACCAGCTCGAGCATTATTCAATCCAAAATCACCGGCAGCATGGTGTTTGTTTTGCTGCCGCCGTTGTCGCACTTTGAGTTTTTCTCAGCCTATACCTTGGCCGCAATTGTGCGTGGACTGGTGGTCGGTCTAGGGGTATCGCTCACCGCACTAATATTTGATATGCCTAGCCTTAAATACCCCTTATGGATCTTAATTTTTGCGCTGCTAGGCTGCGGCATTATGGCGGTATTGGGCATGATTGCTGGGATTTGGGCCGAAAAATTTGATCAGCTCGCCGCCTTTCAAAACTTTTTGATTATGCCGCTGACGTTTTTATCTGGCGTGTTTTACTCGATTCATAGTTTGCCGTCATTTTGGCAAAAGGTATCGCACTTTAATCCAGTTTTTTATATGATTGACGGCTTTCGCTACGGTTTTTTTGGTCAAAGTGATGTCAATCCATGGCTTTCTTTGTCCGTAGTCGGATTTAGTTTACTTATTCTCGCCGCAATGGCCTTCTCCTTGATAAAATCGGGATACAAAATTCGCCGCTAACTTTTTACTCCAGCGATAATTTCATCGCCTAGAGTCGATTTGACCCCCTAAAGAGCATCATGACGCCAGAACAAGTACAAGCCCTTATTGCCCAAATCCTGCCTTGCGAACAACTGGATGTTGAAGGCGATGGTCATCATTTTTATGCCACGATTGTCTCAAGCCGCTTTGAAGGTTTGGGTTTATTAGCGCGACATCGCTTAATCAACGACGGCTTAAAATCCTATATCGATTCAGGTGAATTGCACGCAATTTCAATGCGCGCGACCCTCACACCGGCTGAAATGGCCAAACGTTAATGGCCGAACCCGATAAACGTTTTGATTTATCGGCCATTGATGACGCCAAAGCCGTTATTGAACAAGCCAAAATCGACGCCAAAAAACCCCAAGATCGCCGTAGCGTTGGCCGTTTAGTGGCACTAACTAATTTGCCGTGGCTAATTGGTATTGTCGCTTGGGTGTGGTGGACTTGGTTTAAATAAAACTTCACCGTCGCCAAGCCACTGCCAAGCATCATGCGATCGCGCATTGGATGCTGCATAAGCCATAAGTCGACGGATTTCATTGCCTATTTCGTTTTTAGAGAATTGATACAATCATGGACAAATTAAGAATTATCGGTGGCCACCCACTGGCTGGTGAAATCACCATTTCTGGCGCAAAAAACGCCGCACTGCCGATTTTATGTGCCTGCTTGCTAACTGCTGACACATTACGTTTGACCAATGTGCCGCAATTGGCCGATGTGAAAACCACGCAAAAATTGCTGCAAGGCATGGGCGTTCGCGTGATGACTGATAACGTCCACGAGTACGAACTCACTGCTGCTGAACTCACTAGCCTCACTGCGCCGTATGAATTGGTTAAAACCATGCGCGCTTCAATTTTGGTACTCGGCCCAACACTGGCTCGCTTTGGTGAAGCCCAAGTGTCTTTACCAGGCGGTTGCGCCATTGGCGCGCGCCCTGTTGATCAGCATATCAAAGGCCTTGAAGCCATGGGTGCTGAGATCATTATCGAGCACGGTTATGTCAAAGCCAAAGGTCGCCTCAAAGGTGCGCGCATTGTTTGCGATATGGTCACGGTAACCGGCACTGAAAACCTATTGATGGCGGCAACGCTGGCTGATGGGATTACCGTGATTGAAAACGCGGCACGTGAACCCGAAGTCGTTGATTTGGCGGAATGCCTGATCAAAATGGGCGCCAAAATCACCGGCCACGGCACTGACACCATTACCATTGAAGGCGTTGCCAGCTTGCATGGCGCAGAACACGCCATCATCGCTGACCGAATCGAAACGGGGACCTTCTTAGTTGCCGCAGCTGCAGCGCAAGGTAAAGTGCTACTTAAAAATACCCGCGCTGACATTCTGGATTCGGTACTGGATAAACTACGCGAAGCCGGCGCTTATATCGAAGCCGGTGAAACTTGGATTTCATTGGATATGAAGCATCGCGCGCGCGCAGTGAATTTACGCACGCTGCCGTACCCAGCCTTCCCGACCGATATGCAAGCGCAATTTATGATGCTCAACTGTATCGCCGAAGGCACCGGCGTGGTGACTGAAACGATTTTTGAAAATCGTTTTATGCATGCACCTGAATTGGTTCGCATGGGCGCAAAAATTAATACCGAAGGCAATACCGCCATCATCACCGGCGTTGAAAAACTCTCTGGTGCCGTCGTCATGGCCACTGATTTACGCGCATCGGCCAGCTTAGTCATCGCCGGTTTGATTGCCGAAGGCGAAACCATTGTCGATCGTATCTACCATCTTGATCGCGGCTATGAGCATATTGAAACCAAACTCGCCGGCATTGGCGCAAGTATTGAGCGATTTCATTAATGTTCAATATCAATCCCAAACCAGCAAGTGAAGATAGCGACGGCAAACTCAAACCGCCCACACAGGCAGAAAAAACCTGTGCCGTGATTTTGCATTTGTCGGGACTATCTTGGTTACCGATTATCCCGCTGCAAGTGTTGGCGCTGATTGTTCCTTTTTTGGGTTTGCAATTTGCCCGCGCGCACTCAGAATTCGTTGAACAACACGCGGTGCAAATTTGTAACTTTCAAATGCTAATGGCTTGTTTTTATGTCTTGGCGCTGATTGCGACCTTGTTCTTTAAAACACCCATTTTTATTTGGTGGGTCGCCATTGGTGCTTCTTTGTTTTCAGTTTGGGAAGCGGCCAAAGCCATGAATGGTTGGCCAGCTAAATACCCTGCCGGTCTCAAACTATTTAAATAAAACCGTGGCGCTTAGCGCCACTGCAGGAAATCCTAATGATTACGATCGCGCTATCGAAAGGCCGTATTTTTGAAGAAACGCTACCCCTATTGGCAGCGGCAGGGATTGTGCCAAGTGAAGCGCCCGAAAGCACACGTAAGCTGATTATCGGCACCAATCAAGCCGATGTGCAGCTGATTATCGTACGCGCTTCCGACGTGCCAACTTATGTGCAATACGGCGCGGCCGACTTAGGCGTTGCCGGTAAAGACGTGCTCATCGAGCATGGCGGCCAAGGTTTGTATCAGCCACTGGATTTAGAAATCGCCAAATGCAGCCTGATGGTGGCAGTGCAAAATGGCTTTGATTATGCCGAAGCCGTAAAACAAGGCGCGCGTTTACGCATCGCCACTAAATACACCGAGCAGGCTAAAGAGCATTTTGCCAGCAAAGGCGTGCACATCGATTTAATCAAACTGTATGGCTCAATGGAATTAGCGCCCTTAGTGGGCTTGGCCGATGCGATTGTGGATTTGGTTTCAACCGGTAGCACGCTCAAAGCCAATGATTTAGTGGCCGTTGAGCATATTCGCGATATTTCGAGTCGTTTAGTCATCAATCAATCGGCACTCAAACTCAAGCAAGCGCGGATTCAACCGATGCTGGACGCGTTTACCGCGACAGTGAACGGCCGGAAAAACTAAGTACCGTGCGCTGGCAAAGCTGGATTAGTTGGCGCAAAGCGCCATTTTATGCGCTAGCCATGATGTTTTGCTGGCCATGGCTATTGCAGCTATTTGCCTTTACCCACGTCAATGAGCGGCTGATTTTTTTTATTGTTGCCATTTACGCTAATTATTTTTACTTTATTTTTAGTATTGCGAAAGGCCAGCGTCTTAGCGAAGGCGTTACGCCGGAACATGCGGTTTGGTTGTTTGTCTTAAGTAACATCATTTTGGCCTTGGTCTTTGCTATCGGTTGGCATCATTTTGCTTTATTTGGCCCACAGCTGCATTGCCTCAAAGAGCCGACTTTACTGCAAGCGATTTATTTTTCAGCTGAAGTTTTTTCTACCGTCGGTTTTGGCGATTTACTGCCGTGTTCTGATCAAGGGCAAATGCTATTTATTGCCGAATCACTGATTGGGACCACGCATTTTGGCGTGTTTATGACTTTAATTTTTAGTCGGGTGATTTTTCCGCAATCCAAACCCAAAACGCCGCGTAAACCCAAAATCGAGCCCAAAACCGAACTCAACGACGATCACGCGGTCAGTAAAACTGACAACTCCACTTCTTCGAATTTATGAGACCTTGTGAGATGAAACCCTCAACAGCATCCAATCTAAAAACCCCGTTAATTTCAAAAATCATTTTTAGTAGCCGCTGGCTACAACTACCGATTTATCTCGGCCTAATCGTGGTGCAAGGCGTTTACGCTTATAAGTTTCTCGCCGCGCTTTACACAATGCTCATGAATTTAACTTCATTGAGTGAAACCCAAATTATGCTCGCCGTATTGGGTTTGATCGACGTGGTGATGATTGCAAACTTATTGCTAATGGTCACCGTTGGCGGTTATGAAACCTTTGTTTCTCGACTGCATATTGATAATGATCCAGACCAACCTGAATGGCTGGATCATGTCAACGCGACGGTACTTAAAGTCAAACTTTCGATGGCGATTATCAGTATTTCATCGATCCACCTATTGCAGACCTTTATCAACGCCGCTCAAACCTCTGAGGCCACCATGAAATGGCAAGTGATTATTCATTTGTCTTTCCTGGTGTCTGCTGCCGCGTTGGCCTACACCGATAAATTATTGCATTCAGTGTCTAGCTCGCACTAAACAGCGCACTGCCATACACAGCGCCGTCCAATATGGGCGGCGCTTTTTGTTGCTATCGAGCTCAATATCAAAAGACAAAAATTACACCTAGCGCACTCACTTTCCAGTGTTTTCAACTTGCGACCTTAAATGACAATTAGCTGGATCGCCGCCGATAGACGGATAAGTCAGGGTATAATCAACGCCATTCTTTCTTGCATTGGGTCTACGCCATGATTCGCCGTTTTGATTCTACTTCCGTCGATTTTCAATCTGAACTCACCGCACTGCTGGCGTTTGAAACCTCGCAAGACCCACAAGTCGACGTTCGCGTTGCCGCCATTTTGGCGGATGTAAAAGCACGTGGCGACGCCGCCGTGATTGAATACACCAATCAGTTTGATGGCACCAGCGCCCAATCGATGGCCGATTTGGAGCTAAGCCAAGCAGAACTCAAAGCCGCGTTTGAACGCCTACCCAGCGATCAAGCCGCCGCATTACAAGCCGCTGCCGCACGCGTGCGTAGCTTTCATGAAAAGCAAAAAATGACGTCATGGTCATACCAAGACGAAGACGGCACACTGCTCGGCCAGCAAGTGACCGCGCTCGATCGCGTGGGTATTTATGTTCCCGGTGGCAAAGCAACTTATCCATCGTCGGTACTGATGAATGCCATTC includes these proteins:
- a CDS encoding ABC transporter ATP-binding protein, producing the protein MNLLEFQNVSFSYAENQILRDVSLSIRRGQLVAIMGGSGSGKTTLLKLIGGQLQAQQGAVWLDGQNVGQLNEHDLYQMRRKLGMLFQFGALFTDLSVFDNVAFPLRERTQLPESMIKDLVLMKLEAVGLRGAAQQMPHELSGGMARRVALARAIALDPAVMLYDEPFTGLDPISLATVGKLIRELNDALGTASIVVTHDVAESLAIVDYVYFLADGCVVAEGTPAEVKASTHPFVQQFIHARPDGPLPFHKPAVPYAEQLGLTC
- the mlaE gene encoding lipid asymmetry maintenance ABC transporter permease subunit MlaE, with the translated sequence MLFNFFSRLGAPFTNALIKLGFACRFLIAILRHSGSCLLRPQLTMREIWFAGVLSVLIISVSGLFVGMVLALQGYDTLQRFGASSSLGILVALSLVRELGPVVAALLFASRAGSAITAEIGLMKTTEQLSAMEMMAVNPIARVVAPRFWGGVISMPLLAAIFSAMGIFGGYLVGVHLLGLDDGSFWSQMQGAVDFRLDVMNGIIKSVFFGFAVSLIAVFEGYDALPTAEGVSRATTRTVVTSSLVILALDFILTAFMFRGV
- the mlaD gene encoding outer membrane lipid asymmetry maintenance protein MlaD — protein: MKRGMIDFWVGLFAAAGIAALLFLALQVSSSSSLPATSSYELSADFENIGGLKPRAPIKSAGVVVGRVSNISFDNERYVAKVEMAMDSRYHFSKDSSAEILTSGLLGEQYIGITPGADEKNLVNGDRFKVTSSAIVLEQLISRFLFSQGDKANNSEQ
- a CDS encoding MlaC/ttg2D family ABC transporter substrate-binding protein, with amino-acid sequence MYSLFSKLLLIITFSFTAGASIANNDTPEQIVRSTSKDVLDIIKKNDKDTSKMRDLVDQRLSPLADYNRMTSLAVGRYWKSATPAQQDALSKEFRTMMIRTYLSALTLYKNAQINVRGTRAGNDASEQTVRTEVSLPGQKPIPLDFSFEKIGSEWKVFDISVEGISFINNHRNQFGAVIRKDGIDGLIKSLSEKNNSSRQSK
- a CDS encoding STAS domain-containing protein; this encodes MKTEIRISAELSFASSPAALNLLDASLSQAELTLDFSDLKQVDSSAVALLLEWQRRASAAQCTLRLIHLPANLLQLIAVYGLSHFFYNAGESESSC
- a CDS encoding MlaA family lipoprotein, with translation MLRRLIVFPLLLLGACATPQNNYDPLEPINRPIYKMNKAVDDAVLRPVAKGYVRFVPPPLRKGVDNFFENIDDLFSIPAALLQGKATPASKSFGRVLVNSTVGVGGLIDWASDLPIEKQNEDLGQTLGYWGLPTGPYLMVPFYGPTTLRDSVEPLSRFIWGPIDYVDDLAGQITYYSVYIVNARAQILPLDKIIDEQVDPYAFIRDSYLQRRWFKIHDGNPPFPLPMGSADDLDADGPEAAPIASAPSAATAETP
- a CDS encoding ABC transporter ATP-binding protein; this encodes MSAIIFDHVSKHFGDFTALNDICFRVEEGDFFALLGPNGAGKTTLISILAGLSKASQGRTTVMGYDVSSDYRQARRAVGIVPQELVFDPFFTVRETLQFQSGYFGLKNNGAWIDDILENLGLTSKADANMRALSGGMKRRVMVAQALVHKPPVIVLDEPTAGVDVELRQTLWAFIRSLNQAGHTIVLTTHYLEEAQTLCNRIAMLKQGRLLALENKEQIMSRGAARTALIKLTAGQWPAALQSLLLRERDNGFEIKLADCNALEHILMTLRQAGLTLKDIEIAQADLEDIFVQMMSA
- a CDS encoding ABC transporter permease encodes the protein MTGFYTLFYKEILRFWKVGFQTVAAPILTALMYLLVFSQVLADRVQPLAGVSYTAFLIPGLMMMSMLQNAFANTSSSIIQSKITGSMVFVLLPPLSHFEFFSAYTLAAIVRGLVVGLGVSLTALIFDMPSLKYPLWILIFALLGCGIMAVLGMIAGIWAEKFDQLAAFQNFLIMPLTFLSGVFYSIHSLPSFWQKVSHFNPVFYMIDGFRYGFFGQSDVNPWLSLSVVGFSLLILAAMAFSLIKSGYKIRR
- a CDS encoding BolA family protein encodes the protein MMTPEQVQALIAQILPCEQLDVEGDGHHFYATIVSSRFEGLGLLARHRLINDGLKSYIDSGELHAISMRATLTPAEMAKR
- the murA gene encoding UDP-N-acetylglucosamine 1-carboxyvinyltransferase, translating into MDKLRIIGGHPLAGEITISGAKNAALPILCACLLTADTLRLTNVPQLADVKTTQKLLQGMGVRVMTDNVHEYELTAAELTSLTAPYELVKTMRASILVLGPTLARFGEAQVSLPGGCAIGARPVDQHIKGLEAMGAEIIIEHGYVKAKGRLKGARIVCDMVTVTGTENLLMAATLADGITVIENAAREPEVVDLAECLIKMGAKITGHGTDTITIEGVASLHGAEHAIIADRIETGTFLVAAAAAQGKVLLKNTRADILDSVLDKLREAGAYIEAGETWISLDMKHRARAVNLRTLPYPAFPTDMQAQFMMLNCIAEGTGVVTETIFENRFMHAPELVRMGAKINTEGNTAIITGVEKLSGAVVMATDLRASASLVIAGLIAEGETIVDRIYHLDRGYEHIETKLAGIGASIERFH
- a CDS encoding DUF4870 domain-containing protein; this encodes MFNINPKPASEDSDGKLKPPTQAEKTCAVILHLSGLSWLPIIPLQVLALIVPFLGLQFARAHSEFVEQHAVQICNFQMLMACFYVLALIATLFFKTPIFIWWVAIGASLFSVWEAAKAMNGWPAKYPAGLKLFK
- the hisG gene encoding ATP phosphoribosyltransferase, with amino-acid sequence MITIALSKGRIFEETLPLLAAAGIVPSEAPESTRKLIIGTNQADVQLIIVRASDVPTYVQYGAADLGVAGKDVLIEHGGQGLYQPLDLEIAKCSLMVAVQNGFDYAEAVKQGARLRIATKYTEQAKEHFASKGVHIDLIKLYGSMELAPLVGLADAIVDLVSTGSTLKANDLVAVEHIRDISSRLVINQSALKLKQARIQPMLDAFTATVNGRKN
- a CDS encoding potassium channel family protein translates to MRWQSWISWRKAPFYALAMMFCWPWLLQLFAFTHVNERLIFFIVAIYANYFYFIFSIAKGQRLSEGVTPEHAVWLFVLSNIILALVFAIGWHHFALFGPQLHCLKEPTLLQAIYFSAEVFSTVGFGDLLPCSDQGQMLFIAESLIGTTHFGVFMTLIFSRVIFPQSKPKTPRKPKIEPKTELNDDHAVSKTDNSTSSNL
- a CDS encoding TIGR00645 family protein translates to MKPSTASNLKTPLISKIIFSSRWLQLPIYLGLIVVQGVYAYKFLAALYTMLMNLTSLSETQIMLAVLGLIDVVMIANLLLMVTVGGYETFVSRLHIDNDPDQPEWLDHVNATVLKVKLSMAIISISSIHLLQTFINAAQTSEATMKWQVIIHLSFLVSAAALAYTDKLLHSVSSSH